Genomic segment of Ammospiza caudacuta isolate bAmmCau1 chromosome 37, bAmmCau1.pri, whole genome shotgun sequence:
TGTCCACCTCACCTGTCCGTGCCCGCCCGTtccatctcacctgtcccacctgtccatGTCCATCCCACCTGtccatccatctccatcccacctgtccatctccatcccacctGTCCATCCATCTCCACCCCACCTGTCCATGTCcacctcacctgtcccacctgtccatCCACGTCCACCTGTCCACGTCcatccatctccatccatctcacctgtccatgtccatccatctccatcccacctGTCCATCCATGTCCATCCCACCTGTCCATGTCcacctcacctgtcccacccgTCCATCCACGTCCACCTGTCCATGtccatccatctccatcccacctGTCCATCCATATCCACCTCACCTGTCCATCCACATCCACCTGtccatgtccatccatgtccatctcacctgtccatgtccacctcacctgtcccacccgTCCATCCACATCCACCTGTCCATGTCTACCTCACCTGTTCCACCTGTCCATCCATCTCCACCTCACCTGTCCGTGCCCGCCTGTTCCATCTCACCCGTCCCACCCCACCTGTTCCATCTCACCTGTTCTGTCTCACCCGTCCCACCCCACCTGCGCATCCGCGGCCGTGCCCGCCTCACCCGTCTCCGCgtctcacctgggcaggtgggcGGCGCCTTCGAGATCCCCAGGGCgcgccaggagctgcaggtgatCGCGTCCAGCCCCGCCCAGGATCACCTGTTCCGCGTGGACAACTTCTCGGCGCTGGCCGGCATCCAGAGCCAGCTCCAGGAGAAGATCTTCGCCATCGAgggtacctgggcacacctgggcacacctgggcacactggagatacacctgggcacacctggagcacacctgggcgcacctgggacacacctgggatacacctgggatacacctgggcacacctgggggcacctgggatacacctgggcacacctgagatacacctgggcacacctgggcacacctggggacagctgggatacacctgggggcacctgggcacacctgagatacacctgggcacacctgggggcacctggggacagctgggatacacctgggctcacctgggcacacctgagatacacctgggcacacctgggatacacctgggcacacctgggcacacctgggggcacctgggatacacctgggcacacctgagatacacctgggcacacctgggggcacctggggacagctgggatacacctgggcacacctgggatacacctgggcacacctgggcacacctgagatacacctgggcacacctgggggcacctggggacagctgggatacacctgggcacacctgggggcttCTGGGcactcacctgggcacacctggggatgtTTTttacacacctgggcacacgtgggggtacctggggggtacctgggcacacctgggcacacctgggcacacctgtccctcacctggccAGGCACGCACCCGTCCAACAGCTCGTCCTTCCAGCTGGAGATGGCGCAGGCCGGGATGAGCGCGACCCTGAGCCCggtgagtgaccactgaccaactgaccactgaccaactgaccactgagtgaccaactgaccactgagtgaccgctgagtgaccactgagtgaccactgagtgaccactgagtgaccctgagtgaccctgagtgaccaaccgaccactgagtgaccactgagtgaccgctgagtgaccactgaccactgagtgaccaactgaccaactgaccactgagtgaccgctgagtgaccctgagtgaccctgagtgaccaactgaccaactgaccactgagtgaccgctgagtgaccctgagtgaccctgagtgaccaactgaccaactgaccactgagtgaccaactGGCCACTGagtgaccgctgagtgaccctgagtgaccctgagtgaccaactgaccaactgaccactgagtgaccaactgaccactgagtgaccgctgagtgaccactgagtgaccactgagtgaccgctgaccactgagtgacccagagtgaccactgagtgaccaactgaccactgagtgaccgctgagtgaccactgagtgaccactgaccactgagtgaccactgagtgaccgaCCCCTGATTGACCCCCGGCTGACCCCTGACCCCTCCCCAGGCCGGCCCCGTCCTGGGCGCCGTCGGAGCTTTTGATTGGTCGGGAGGAGCGTTCGTCTACAGCGGGGGCGGGGCCACGCCCGAGTTCCTCAACGGCTCCGCCCCCAGcccgggcacacctggggcacacctggaggAGGCCAGGGACGCTTACCTGGGTAAGGGGAGCACCCGCACAGGTAAAATTCACCTGAAAATGCCCCCAAATTtcacctcaaaaatccccaaaacttaccccaaaaaaatcccaaaaaattcacctgaaaatccccaaattttaccttaaaaatcccccaaaatttaccccaaaaaaatcctcaaaattcacctgaaaatcccccaaaattcacctgaaaatcccccaaattcacctgaaaatcctcaaaattacccccaaaaaaatcccaaaattcacctgaaaatcctcaaaattcacctgaaaatcccccaaattcacctgaaaatcctcaaaatcacccccaaaaaaatcccaaaattcacctgaaaatcctcaaaattcacctgaaaattccccaaaattcacccgaAAATCCTCAAAATTTACCTGAAAAGCCTCAAAATTTACCTGAAAATCCTCAAAATTTAtctgaaaattccccaaaaattcacctgaaaatctcccaaaaattcacctgaaaatctcccaaaaattcacctgaaaatccctcaaaattcacctgaaaattcccccaaaactcacctgaaaatccccccaaattcacctgaaaatcctcaaaattcacctgaaattcccccaaaaatttacctgaaaattcccaaaaaaattcacctgaaaattccccaaaatcaccccccaaaaaatcctcaaaatttacctgaaaatcctccaaaattcacctaaaaatccccaaatttacgccaaaaaaatcccaaaaatttcacctgaaaatccctcaaaattcacctaaaaatcccccaaattcacctgaaaatcaccccaaatttatctgaaaaatccccaaaatttacctgaaaatcctccaaaattcacctaaaaatccccaaatttacgccaaaaaaatcccaaaaatttcacctgaaaatcccccaaattcacctgaaaatccccaaaattcacctgaaaatcccccaaattcacctgaaaatcccccaaatccccccaaaagtCCCCGCCCCCCCCAACCCCCgctcacctgtgccacctgcgCAGGGTACGCGGCCGCGCCCCTGAgcctggggcacacctggggcctGGCCCTGGGAGCGCCcaggtggggacacctgggccaGGTGACGGTGCTGGAGAAGGGACACACCTGGAGGGTGCTGGGACGCGCCACGGGCACACAGGTGAGGGCgtggcacacctgggaacagGTGAGGGAAACACACCTGGGAACAGGTGAGGgaaacacacctgggacaggtgagggtgTGACAcgcctgggacaggtgagggtgtgacacacctggggacacaggtgagggtgtggcacacctgggacaggtgagggaaaCACACCTGGAGGGTGCTGGGACGCGCCACGGGCACACAGGTGAGGGcgtggcacacctgggacaggtgagggaaacacacctgggacaggtgagggaaaCACACCTGGAGGGTGCTGGGACACGCCACGGTCACACAGGTGAGGGCgtggcacacctgggaacagGTGAGGGCgtggcacacctgggaacagGTGAGGGAAACACACCTGGAGGGTGCTGGGACGCGCCACGGGCACACAGGTGAGGGCgtggcacacctgggaacagGTGAGGgaaacacacctgggacaggtgagggtgTGACAcgcctgggacaggtgaggtcACGCAAGGACCGGTGACGTCACCTGGATGGGGATTCTCACCTGAGACaggtggggacagctgggacaggtaAGGGGGGACCTGGAGGTTCTCGCCTGTCCCACCTGCGTCAGCGGGGATCTCACCTGTGgggtctcacctgtcccacctggtgtctcacctgtcccacctgtggggtctcacctgtcccacctgtggggtctcacctgtcccacctggtgtctcacctgtcccacctgtggggtctcacctggtGTCCCacctgtctctctctctctccccaggTGGGCTCCTATTTCGGGGcgtccctgctggccctggagccgtgcccaggtgagccgcgcccaggtgagccccgcccaggtgagccccgcccaggtgagccccaggTGCGGCTCCTGGTGGGGGCGCCCCTGTTCTACGGggggggcagcggcggccgAGTGCACCTGTGCGAGATCCACGGGCAGGTGAggctgacacacctggggggggacacacctgggcgGGTgagactgacacacctgggcaggtaaACACACCTGGGGagagggacacacctgggcaggtgagactgacacacctggggggggacacacctgggcaggtaaacacacctggggggtgagactgacacacctggggggggggggacacacctTGGCAGGTgagactgacacacctggggggggggggactgacacacctgggcaggtgagactgacacacctgggggggtgGGGcgcacacctggggcacacctgggcaggtgagcacacctgggacacacctgggggccTCAGCTGGccctcacctgtgtcccctgtcccacctgtcgatctcacctgtgtcacctgtcctaTCCCACCTGTGGGACCTCACCTGTCCAATCTCACCTGTCCAACctcacctgtccatgtcccacctgtctcacctgtccaatctcacctgtcccatctcacctgtccaatctcacctgtccatgtctcacctgtctcacctgtccaaCCCCACCTGTCCCAGGCGCCCCGCCTGCGCTGTCACCTGTCGCTccggggctcacctgggcaccccctCGGGCGCTTCGGggccagcctggcccagctgccGCAGGTGGGCGgggccaggtgtgcccaggtggccgTGGGGGCACCCCTGGAGGACGACGGGCGGGGAGCGGTGTACCTGTTCAGCAGCACACCTGCGGGCATCGACGGGAACGCACAGGTGAGGGCACGCCTGGGCACgcctgggatacacctgggatacacctgggatacacctgggggcacctgggggtaCCTGcggatacacctgggcacacctgggatacacctgggatacacctgggcacacctgggggcacctgggggtacctgggcacacctgggcacacctgggatacacctgggatacacctgggcacacctgggggtacctggggaTACCTGGGcatacctgggcacacctgggggtacctgggatacacctgggcacacctgggcacacctgggggcacctgggggtagctgggatacacctgggatacacctgggcacacctgggggtacctgggatacacctgggcacacctgggcacacctgggggcacctgggggtagctgggatacacctgggatacacctgggcacacctggggatacctgggatacacctgggatacacctgggggtacctggggatacctgggcacacctggatacacctgggggtacctggggatacctgggcacacctgggcacacctggggataCCTGGGATAGGcgaggggacacctgggcacacctgtgtgACCTCACCTGTctctctcacctgtctcacctgtccatgtctcacctgtctctcacctgtgtctcacctgtctctcacctgtgtctctcacctgtgtcccacctgtccatgtctcacctgtctcacctgtccatgtctcacctgtccatgtctcacctgtccatgtctcacctgtccatgtctcacctgtgtctcacctgtgtctcacctgtctctcacctgtgtctctcacctgtgtcccacctgtccatgtctcacctgtctcacctgtccatgtctcacctgtccatgtctcacctgtccatgtctcacctgtccatgtctcaccggtccatgtctcacctgtgtctcacctgtgtctcacctgtgtctcacctgtcccagcgCGTCGCCGGCTCCCTGTTCCCGTCCCAGCCGCGCTTTTTCGGCCAATCGCTGAGCGGGGGGCGGGACCTGAGCGGGGATCACCTGCCCGACCTGGCCGTGGGCGCGCGGGgacaggtgctgctgctcaggtggGTAAAGGTGACCCAAAAATACcgaaaataaccaaaaaaatcccgaaaTCCCCCTGAAAATAACCAAAACTCACCTgggccaggtgctgctgctcaggtggGTAAAGGTGACCCAAAAATACcgaaaataacccaaaaattcacctgaaaataCCCGAAACGCACCTGGGCCAGGTGCGGCTGCTCAGGTGGGTGCAGGTGAcccaaaaatactgaaaataacccaaaaattcaccccgaAACGCACCTgggccaggtgctgctgctcaggtgaGTACAGGTaaccaaaataacccaaaaataccgaaaataacccaaaaattcaccccgaAACGCACCTGGGCCAGGTGCGGCTGCTCAGGTGAGTACAGGTaaccaaaataacccaaaaacaccgaaaataacccaaaaattcaccccgaAACTCACCTgggccaggtgctgctgctcaggtgaGTACAGGTaaccaaaataacccaaaaataccgaaaataacccaaaaattcaccccgaAACTCACCTgggccaggtgctgctgctcaggtggGTGCAGGTGACCCAAATTAcccaaaaataaccaaaaaacaTCCCACAATCCCCCTGAAAATACCCAAAACTCACCTgggccaggtgctgctgctcaggtggGTGCAGGTGACCCAAAACCACCtgaaattcacccaaaatcacctaaaaaaaaaaaaaccaaaaattccccaaaactccACCCCGAACCTCACCTGGGCCAGGTGCGGCTGCTCAGGTGACCCCAGGCGTGACCCCAGGCGTGACCCCAGGCGTGACCTTTGACCCCCCAGGTCGCCGCCGCTGCTGCGGGTGCGGCTCCGCGTGACCTTTGACCCCCAGGTGATCCCGGCGCGGGAGTGCCCCGAGGGGGCGGAGCTTCGGGAGCCGCTGGGCGTGGCCAACGTCTGCTTCCGGGTCACCAAGGAGACGGGCGACGGCCTGGGTGAGAGCGAGCCCCGAAATcgccaaaattcaccccaaaactcacccGAGCCCCGAAATCcccaaaactcaccccaaaattcaccccaaaactcacCTGAACTCACCTGAACTCACCTGAGCCCCGAAATCCCCAaaagtcaccccaaaattcacccaagccccgaaatccccaaaattcaccccaaaactcacCTGAGACTTGAAATCcccaaaactcaccccaaaattcacctgaacTCACCTGAGCCCCGAAATCcccaaaactcaccccaaaattcaccccaaaaattcacctggaccccaaaactcctcacctgagccccaaaatccacaccTGGAAAACCCAAATtgccaaaaaatcccccaaacccccccacccaaaaaaaccccggatctgccccaaaatccccaatttccccgATTTTTCACCAAATCCTcgcaaaatccccccaaaaatttcccgtttttccccccaaaatcctccggatttccccccaaaattctccctaAATTTCCTAAACTTCCCCCCAAAGttcctcccaaattttccccgaATTTGCCCCAAATCTTCGCCCAACTTTTCCCAATattcccccccccaaaaatcccaaattttgccccaatttcacccaaaatccccaccccacaaaatccccaaaaatcccaattttcgccccaaatttcccccaaaatccccccaattttccccaatatttttcccccaaaactccccaattTTTCAcctaattttttccccctaaaaccCCCGAATCTTTTCGCCCAAAATCGCCGTTTTTTCGCCAATTTTTCACCTAATTTTTCCCCTAAAACCCCCGaattttttcacccaaaatcgCCATTTTTTGCCCAATTTTTCACCTGTATTTTCCCCCTAAAACCCCTGAATTTTTTCGCCCAAAATCGCCATTTTTTTGCCCAATTTTTCACCTGTATTTTCCCCCTAAAACCCCTGAATTTTTTCGCCCAAAATCGCCATTTTTTTGCCCAATTTTTCACCTGTATTTTTCCCCTAAAACCCCCGAATCTTTTCGCCCAAAATCGCCGTTTTTTCGCCCAATTTTTCACCTAATTTTTCCCCTAAAACCCCCGaattttttcacccaaaatcgCCATTTTTTGCCCAATTTTTCACCTGTATTTTCCCCCTAAAACCCCCGAATTTTTTCGCCCAAAATCGCCATTTTTTGCCCAATTTTTCACCTGTATTTTCCCCCTAAAACCCCCGAATTTTTTCGCCCAAAATTGCcggtttttttcccaatttttcacCTAATTTTCCCCCCTAAAACCCCCGAATCTTTTCGCCCAAAATCGCCATTTTTTCGCCCAATTTTCACccgattttccccaaattttcacccTGAAAACCTCaattttcccgtttttcccaaACTGCCGCTTTTTCGCCCCAAAGGCGCCGTCTCGGCCTCGCTGTGGTTCCGGGCCGAGCTGGACCCCGGGCGCGCGCGCGTCCGCGCCGATTTTGGGGCGGAAAACGCCGAAAACGGGAGCCTGAGcgtgggggaggggcagcacTGCCGGAGCCTCCAGATCTTCTACAAGGTGCGGGAATTTCGGGGAAAATTCCGggcattttgggaaaaaatcgGGGTTTTGGGGCGAATtccggggattttgggaaaatcgGGGTTTTGGGGCGAAttccggggattttggggggaaaaaattggggaaatttggggcgaaaattgggaaaaatggtaaatttggggggggggaaattgggggattttggggagatttggggggaattttggggaggggaaatttggggggattttgggggatttttgggaggataaaaaacggggagatgttggggaaaattttggggggattctggggaaaatttgggaggattcggggggggaaaattggggggggatttgggggtgaatcggggggaaaattggaaaaaaaatcgtggcaaaatttgggggaaaaaaaaaacaaaagtcaattttgggtggaaaactgggggttttttgtttggtttttttggggtttttttgttggtttttttttttcgttttaGGCTCCCAAAATCgggatttttttcactttaaaattttgctctttttttttaattttggggcgTTTGcgggggtcccaggggtgcCCCCAGGACACGCTGACCCCGCTGAGCCTCAGGGTGACCCTGGGCGGCCGCGGGGACCCCCTGGAGGCGGCCGGGGGGCTCCGGCCACAGCTCGGCCCCGGCTCCGACACCGCCGTCACCGCCACGGTCAGCAAAAACGGGGCAAAATCCGGgggtttggggaaaattggggaaaatggggaaaaaacaggggaaaaattggggaaaaaacggggaaaaaatggggaaaattggggtttttgggggggctccGGCCACAGCTCGGACACGGCTCGGACACTGCGGTCACCGTCACGGTCAGGAAAAACGGGGCAAAATCGGGGGgtttgggaaaattggggaaaaatggggaaaaatggggaaaaaatggggaataaacggggaaaaaatggggaaaaaatgggggaaaaatggggaaaaaatggggaaaaaatgggggaaaaatggggaaaaaatggggggaaaaaatggggaaaattggggaaaaaatggaggaaaaatggggaaaaatggggaaaaaattggggaaaaaaatggggaaaattggggttttgggggggctctGGCCACAGCTCGGACACCGCCGTCACCGCCATGGTCAGCAAAAACGGGGCAAAATCCGGgggtttggggaaaattggggaaaatggggaaaaatggggaaaaaacggggaaaaaatggggaaaaaacggggaaaattggggttttgggggggctccGGCCACAGCTCGGACACAGCTCGGACACCGCCGTCACCGCCACGGTCAGCAAAAACGGGGCAAAATCCGGGGgtttgggaaaattggggaaaaatggggaaaaatggggaaaaatggggaaaaaatggggaaaaaatggggaaaattggggggtttggggggtgctgggggtggtgggggaggaaaatgtaaaaacagccccaaaacagcccaaaaatgCCCTAAAACAGCGCCCCAAAATAAGTCCCAAATTTAGCCCAAAAATGCCCTAAAACAGCCCCCCAAAAGAGCCCCAAAACAGTGACAAATAGCCCCAAAAACAGCAgccaaaaagtcccaaaaaatcccccaaaatcacaaaaaaattcccccccccaaaaaaaatcccccaaaatcagaaaaaaaccccaaaaaatcccccaaaatccaaaaaaaacccccaaaaaatccccccaaaccccaaaatggccccaatTTGCCCCAAATGGCCGCAGCTGCCGTTCGAGCACGACTGCGGCGCCGACAACGcctgccaggacctgctggagctgcagctcagcttctcggggtgaggggattgggggaaattggggaaaaactgggaaaaatttgggaaaaaatcgggaaaaaactggggaaaagttggggaaaatttgggaaaaaattggggaaaaaatgggaaaaattggggaatttttggggggattttgggggagttttaagggttttatttggatttttgtgggggattttggggattttttttaaatttggtttttggggaaaatatggggggaaatatggggaaaaattgggggggaaatttgggaaaaaaattagggattttggaggtttttttatGGATTTTGTGGGGGGGATTTCGGGAAAATTAggggattttttaatttggtttttggggggatttggggaaaattcgggaaaaaaattgggaaaaaattgggggatgTTGGGaagatttggggggatttttggggctgttttggggttttaatttggatttttgtgggggattttgggaaaatttggggggaatttaggggaaaaattgagaaaatctGAGGagttttggaggattttttggggtgttttttggggtttttatttggtatttttgggggggattttttttccagtttcaggGGAATTTTgcgggggttttgggggaactttagtgggatttttctgtattcttgGGGTATTTTAGAGGATAttctgtggggattttggggatattttgagggggtttttggggattttggggatattttgtgggcatttttggggattttgagggggtATTTTAGGGgctattttggggatattttgtggggttttttggggattttgagggggtATTTTAGGGgctattttggggatattttgtggggatttttggggattttggggatattttgtgggtatttttggggattttgagggggtATTTTAGGGGCTATTTtggggaaatatttgggatattttctgATAAATTTCCATGTTTTCGGGGGTATTTTTgcggggtttttttggggatttttttgccgAGCGGCCTCGCCCTGCCCGCAGGCcgggggtgctgctggtgggggaGGGGGACGCGCTGGAGCTGACGGTGACGGTGACCAACGGCGGCGAGAGCTCCTTCGGCCCCGGCGTCACCCTGCGGCACCCGGCCCCGCTCAGCTACAGGAAGGTGCAGATGCTCCAGGTAACCccaaaaaccagcccaaaaataccccagaaataccccaaaatagccccagaaacacccccaaaacaccccaaaaatacccccaaaaatagccctgaaataccccaaaatatccccagaaacacccccaaaacaccccaaaaatacccccaaaaataccccagaaataccccaaaatatccccagaaacacccccaaaacaccccaaaaatacccccaaaaatagccctgaaataccccaaaatatccccagaaacacccccaaaacaccccaaaaatacccccaaaaatagccctgaaataccccaaaatatccccagaaacacccccaaaacaccccaaaaatacccccaaaaataccccagaaataccccaaaatatccccagaaacacccccaaaacaccccaaaaatacccccaaaaatagccctgaaataccccaaaatatccccagaaacacccccaaaacaccccaaaaatacccccaaaaatagccctgaaataccccaaaatatccccagaaacacccccaaaacaccccaaaaacatccccaaaaataGCCCTGAAATACCCCAGAAAtacccccaaaacagcccaaaaatatccccaaaaagaGCCCTGAAATAccccagaaacaccccaaaatatccccagtacatcccagtatatcccagttcaccccagtttaccccagtatatcccagtttaacccagttcaccccagtttatcccagtttaccccagtttatcccagtttacCCCAGTTTACCCCAGTACAccccagtctatcccagtacaccccagtatatcccagttcaccccagtctatcccagtccatcccagtctatcccagtttatcccagttcaccccagttcaccccagtttatcccagtttatcccagtttaccccagttcaccccagtttaccccagtatatcccagttcaccccagtctatcccagcccatcccagtctatcccagtttaccccagtacatcccagtttaccccagtttatcccagtttaaCCCAGTTTaccccagtatatcccagtataaaccagtacatcCCAATCTatcccagttcaccccagttcaccccagttcaccccagtttaccccagtacatcccagtttatcccagttcaccccagtctatcccagtttAACCCAGTTTaccccagtatatcccagtataaaccagtacaccccagtatatcccagtacaccccagtttaccccagtatatcccagttcaccccagtctatcccagtttatcccagtctatcccagtttatcccagttcaccccagttcaccccagtccatcccagtccgtcccagtctatcccagtacCCCCCCGTTCaccccagtatatcccagtcatcccagtttatcccagtttaccccagtttatcccagtctatcccagttcaccccagtccatcccagtccgtcccagtccatcccagtccatcccagtccatcccagtccatcccagtccgtcccagtttAACCCTTCCCGTCCCAGCCCCGCGGTTCCGTTCGCTGCCACTCGGAGCCCCccgaggggcggggccggcgctcGCTGTGCCAGGTGCAGCCCCCGGTGCTCAGGGCGGGGGCGCAGGTGAGTCTGTGACGTCACCGGTctgtgtgtcacacctgtgtcacctgtatgtgtcacacctgtgccaGGTGCAGCCCCCGGTGCTCAGGGCGGGGGCGCAGGTGAGTCTGTGACGTCACCGGTctgtgtgtcacacctgtgtcacctgtatgtgtcacacctgtgccaGGTGCAGCCCCCGGTGCTCAGGGCGGGGGCGCAGGTGAGTCTGTGACGTCACCGGTctgtgtgtcacacctgtgtcacctgtatgtgtcacacctgtgtgacGTCATCGGTctgtgtgtcacacctgtgtcacctgtatgtgtcacacctgtgccaGGTGCAGCCCCCGGTGCTCAGGGCGGGGGCGCA
This window contains:
- the LOC131570676 gene encoding integrin alpha-X-like, which produces MADGQTDTQGDGRTDGQADSRDGRTLGTDGRTDTALAGAGLDLETPAVFRGDPGGGFGASVAQMGSGKAGWLLVGAPREGGSGAAFGCRVGSGTCEKIQIPGPSGNSSLGLALAAGDDAALVCGPTWPQVCGVNVHLSGFCVRLDTRLRPVRSLPDTPPECPQPSMDIAFLMDGSGSIDSHDFGTMKAFIGAVMQRFRGADAQFSLTQFSHTVQDHFDFNEFRKVPDPWRLLDDVRQLSSSTRTATGIRHVLRRMFRPGRGARPDARRILIVVTDGEKFDDPLDYPAVIAEADAMAVTRYAIGVGGAFEIPRARQELQVIASSPAQDHLFRVDNFSALAGIQSQLQEKIFAIEGTHPSNSSSFQLEMAQAGMSATLSPAGPVLGAVGAFDWSGGAFVYSGGGATPEFLNGSAPSPGTPGAHLEEARDAYLGYAAAPLSLGHTWGLALGAPRWGHLGQVTVLEKGHTWRVLGRATGTQVGSYFGASLLALEPCPGEPRPGEPRPGEPRPGEPQVRLLVGAPLFYGGGSGGRVHLCEIHGQAPRLRCHLSLRGSPGHPLGRFGASLAQLPQVGGARCAQVAVGAPLEDDGRGAVYLFSSTPAGIDGNAQRVAGSLFPSQPRFFGQSLSGGRDLSGDHLPDLAVGARGQVLLLRSPPLLRVRLRVTFDPQVIPARECPEGAELREPLGVANVCFRVTKETGDGLGAVSASLWFRAELDPGRARVRADFGAENAENGSLSVGEGQHCRSLQIFYKGCPQDTLTPLSLRVTLGGRGDPLEAAGGLRPQLGPGSDTAVTATLPFEHDCGADNACQDLLELQLSFSGPGVLLVGEGDALELTVTVTNGGESSFGPGVTLRHPAPLSYRKVQMLQPRGSVRCHSEPPEGRGRRSLCQVQPPVLRAGAQVSFRLTLDVPPDAELGETLQVTAQSHSTNGDAGGRSQSATIPVRYQVFLVIDSAADSSRYLNVTAGGAPPPPAPVSHHYQVKVLGRRPLAADITFRVPSHLGQVRLWESLAVTPEQEEPRCREGPEEPGEGPERPLLRCPGAPCRTFLCSLPPLEPPRTWGFHLRGNMELGWVTQMPWPKVHLQSSARVSFDQRRFQNTWGGTELQVRTELERVQTPNPLPVILGASLGGLLLLALVALGLHKVGFFKRRYKEMLEGNETETPGDPPGDPQGPN